The genomic region GTTTTACCCGAACCCGCCCCGGCGAGTACAAGTTGACTGCCCTGTTCAGAAGAGACGGCTTGACGTTGTGCATCATTAAGGTGATCTAAGAGATGGCTAATATCCATAATTGAGAACTGGTTCCTGCCAAAATAGCATTTTTGAGCTGAATTTTACGTTAAAAACAAAACTTTATTTCAAGCATAATCAGTGAGTTATAAAAAACTCTTCGACTTTATCTGAATATCTTGTTACATAAGTTTACATCCACCAGGAATTCAGTCATTATCCTGATTATTAATAATAACTATGTCTTTGGTGTAGTGACGTACGCTTAACAAACTGAAGTAGTCCAAGACTACTTACAAAGCCGACAAGTATCCAATAAAAGAAGATCGGCCACCAGCACACAAAGACGAATAGCTTAAATCAGCACTATGCAATCAACGACGGCAACAGTAAACGACAGTACTCTGCCTGATTTTCGCTCGGGTGAACATCAGCTGCTCAAGGCTCAGCTAAAACGTTTAGCAGTGGAGTCTAAGGCGTTCTACACCCTGTCGTTATTGGCCAGTCTCGTCGTTGTGATCACCTTCTGGCGTCATCTACCTTCCTGGCAGACCATTAGCTGGCTGGCATTACAATGTGCCTTGCCCCTCGGACAACTGGCGTTTTATTCTTTCATTGCCAGTAACCGCCAGGTTTCGATGCGGCTCAAGAGTCTGTTTACCACTGCCGGTGCGGCCTTATCCGGGCTCGCCTGGAGCAGTATTTTTGTCGCCATTGACCCCATCTCCACCAATGATCAGGCGTTATTATTCTGTTTATTAGCCTCGTTGGCTGTCTATGCCACGGCCGCCTTTTCAGCTTACATACCTGCATTTATCAGCTTTACCATCGCCATTCTGATGGCGCCGTTTGCCCATCTGATACATAACTACGATCTGTCACACAGCAACCTGATTTTTGTGGCTGGCTTATTCTCTGTGTTCCTTTGCTACAGCGCCGTTCGTATTAACCGTTCAACCGTGGTGGCACTCAAGTATCGCGCTGACAAAGAGACGCTGATTGATAACCTGACCCACTCGATGACTCAATCCGATCAGCTCAATCAGGAACTGATTCAGGAAGTACAGCAACGGGTAACGGCTGAGTTGAAACTCAAGCGAGCACACGAACAGCTGGAACAAACCGTCGATAACCGTACTCAGGAATTGCAACAAACCAATCATCTGCTTGAGCAGGAAATGGCCCTGCACAAAAACACCACCAAGGAATTGTTAAACAGTCAGAATCGTTTATCGAAATCCATGGAAGTCAGCCAGCTCGGTTTATGGGAATGGGATCTTGAAAACGACTGCATCTATCACTCGCATTTCCACAAGCTGTTTGGCAGCAGCAACACCACAACGACGCAATTCCTGAAGCATCTGAAATCCCATACCCACCCGGAAGATTTCAGAGCTGCCCGCAAAGCACTGATCGAGCACATGCGCGGCAATACTGAACAATATCTGGTGCGCTACCGCATTCGTCAGGAAAACGGCAGCTGGCTGTGGTTTGAAGATTCAGGGCAAGCGGTAGAGTGGAACGAGAAAGGTCGGGCAACCCGAATTCTGGGGACTCGACGGGAAGTAACCCAGGTTATGGAACACACCGAGAAACTGCGCCTCGGTAACATCGTATTCCAAAACACCACAGAAGCCATTGCCATTCTCGATCGAAACTTTAAGTTCATTACGGTCAATAACAGCTTTATCACCATGACCGGCTATGAACTGAACGAAGTCATCGGTAAAACGTCTGTCGAACTGGATGATTCCGTTGAAAAACTGGAGACCTTAAAAGCCATTGGACGCGAACTGGCCCATAACGATTTATGGCAAGGTGAGATTACCGATTACCGCAAATCCGGTTCCGCCTATCCTATGTGGCTGAAAATTAATCTGGTGCGTGATAGCAGTGGCTTACCCTCCCATTACATCTGTTTGTTGTCAGATCTGACAGCACGTAAGGAAATCGACCGTAAGCTTCGCTATCTGACGCATTACGATAAACTGACCGGGCTGGTGAATCGCGACCTGTTCCTTGATCGTTTACACACGTCGATGCAGCACAGCCACCGTACCGAAACACCGCTGGCGCTGTTCCTGATCAACCTGGACCGCTTCAAGCTGATCAATGACACCTTCGGCCACGGCGCCGGAGACAAAGTCCTTCGAACGGCGGCCGAGCGTTTATCGCAAGTCTTTAGCGACGCCGACACCGTTTCTCGCTACAACAGCGATGAGTTTGCAATTGCCATCGAATATTCGGATGACATCCGCACCATTCAGGCAAAAGCGAAGCGCGCCATTGAGCTGCTCAATCAGCCGGTCAAAGTGGCCGATAAAGAGCTGATCTTATCCGCCAGTATCGGGATCAGCCTGACACCTACCCACACTAAAGACATGCACACCTTGCTTAATCAGGCGGAACTGGCCCGAAACCAGGCCAAAGGCATGGGCGGTAACGTATTTTATCTCTTCGAAGAACACCTCAACGACAGCTCGGCTGAGCGGTTACATCTTGAGAATGAGCTGCATAACGCTTTGCTGAAGAACCAGTTTGAAGTCTTCTATCAGCCGAAGCAGAACCTGAAAGACAATTGTATCGAATCCGCTGAGGCCTTGATTCGCTGGAACCACCCGGAACACGGCTTGATTCCTCCGGTGAAGTTTATTCCTCTGGCCGAACAAACCGGCCTGATCAACAAAATTGGCGAATTTGTACTGAGAACCGCCTGCCAACAAGCGCGTTGGTGGTCACTTAAAGGCT from Litoribrevibacter albus harbors:
- a CDS encoding putative bifunctional diguanylate cyclase/phosphodiesterase; this translates as MQSTTATVNDSTLPDFRSGEHQLLKAQLKRLAVESKAFYTLSLLASLVVVITFWRHLPSWQTISWLALQCALPLGQLAFYSFIASNRQVSMRLKSLFTTAGAALSGLAWSSIFVAIDPISTNDQALLFCLLASLAVYATAAFSAYIPAFISFTIAILMAPFAHLIHNYDLSHSNLIFVAGLFSVFLCYSAVRINRSTVVALKYRADKETLIDNLTHSMTQSDQLNQELIQEVQQRVTAELKLKRAHEQLEQTVDNRTQELQQTNHLLEQEMALHKNTTKELLNSQNRLSKSMEVSQLGLWEWDLENDCIYHSHFHKLFGSSNTTTTQFLKHLKSHTHPEDFRAARKALIEHMRGNTEQYLVRYRIRQENGSWLWFEDSGQAVEWNEKGRATRILGTRREVTQVMEHTEKLRLGNIVFQNTTEAIAILDRNFKFITVNNSFITMTGYELNEVIGKTSVELDDSVEKLETLKAIGRELAHNDLWQGEITDYRKSGSAYPMWLKINLVRDSSGLPSHYICLLSDLTARKEIDRKLRYLTHYDKLTGLVNRDLFLDRLHTSMQHSHRTETPLALFLINLDRFKLINDTFGHGAGDKVLRTAAERLSQVFSDADTVSRYNSDEFAIAIEYSDDIRTIQAKAKRAIELLNQPVKVADKELILSASIGISLTPTHTKDMHTLLNQAELARNQAKGMGGNVFYLFEEHLNDSSAERLHLENELHNALLKNQFEVFYQPKQNLKDNCIESAEALIRWNHPEHGLIPPVKFIPLAEQTGLINKIGEFVLRTACQQARWWSLKGFGDIKVSVNLSAQQLKADGFMSLLTSILKETNLEPERLILEITESLLMDDVEATIRQLQEIRDLGVGLSIDDFGTGYSSLSYLKRFPIDILKIDQSFIKEINTNADDAAITKAIIAMAHSLDLRVIAEGVETEESREFLRDQNCDLIQGYLVSRPLTNDQMQRMLANFAA